The Suricata suricatta isolate VVHF042 chromosome 4, meerkat_22Aug2017_6uvM2_HiC, whole genome shotgun sequence genome includes a region encoding these proteins:
- the CENPO gene encoding centromere protein O: protein MEWANDKSKGGVLAHLERLETQTNRSRKNLDPQTETAESALEAKIHKLRCLRDKLRAEVKERQARVKASTASVEPDQTLEVNEQEAVEGKQENMKAILQAYRFTGLSGKLTSRGVCVCISTAFEGNLLGSYFVDLVIQKPLRIHHHSIPVFIPLEEISAKYLQTNIQHFLFCLCEHLNAYAGRKYQADQLQSDFAGFLAGPLRRNSLCNLLSFTYKVEPHGQSFPFCARLLYKDLTTTLPTDVTITYQGTDALSTSWEEQRVCHENLFLTKPLHQVFTSFTRKGEKLDMSLVS, encoded by the exons ATGGAGTGGGCGAATGACAAGTCCAAAGGAG GTGTTTTAGCGCACTTGGAAAGACTGGAGACTCAGACGAACCGATCCCGGAAAAACTTAGATCCGCAGACAGAGACCGCAGAGAGCGCTCTTGAGGCCAAGATTCATAAACTGAGGTGTCTGCGCGATAAGCTCAGGGCTGAAGTGAAAGAGCGGCAAGCCCGA GTTAAAGCATCTACTGCCAGTGTGGAACCCGACCAAACACTGGAGGTCAACGAGCAAGAAGCTgtggaaggaaaacaggaaaatatgaaaGCCATTCTGCAGGCATATCGTTTTACag GGCTCAGTGGGAAACTGACCAGCCGCGGGGTCTGTGTCTGCATCAGCACCGCTTTTGAGGGAAATCTGCTGGGTTCCTATTTTGTCGACCTTGTCATCCAGAAGCCACTTCGGATACATCACCATTCAATTCCAGTCTTCATTCCCCTAGAGGAGATCTCTGCAAAATACCTACAGACTAATATTCAGCACTTCCTGTTCTGTCTCTGCGAACACCTAAATGCTTATGCCGGAAGGAAGTACCAGGCAGATCAGCTTCAG AGTGACTTTGCAGGCTTTCTGGCTGGGCCCTTGCGGAGAAACTCGCTGTGCAACCTGCTGTCATTTACTTACAAAGTGGAGCCACACGGTCAGTCATTCCCATTTTGTGCTAGACTGCTGTATAAGGACCTCACGACAACCCTTCCAACCGACGTCACCATTACGTACCAAG GGACGGACGCGTTGTCCACTTCATGGGAAGAACAGCGAGTGTGCCatgaaaatctgtttttaacGAAGCCCCTGCATCAAGTGTTCACTTCGTTtacaagaaaaggagaaaagttggATATGAGCCTGGTCTCCTAG
- the PTRHD1 gene encoding putative peptidyl-tRNA hydrolase PTRHD1 — protein sequence MHRGAGSVFLWARKMAASGADPQILVQYLVLRKDLSQAPFAWPAGALVAQACHAATAALHIHRDHPHTAAYLQDLGRMRKVVLEAADESTLKELAETLQQKNIDHMLWLEQPENIATCIALRPYPKEEVNQYLKKYRLFK from the exons ATGCACCGGGGAGCAGGGTCGGTCTTTCTGTGGGCCCGGAAGATGGCGGCCTCTGGCGCAGATCCGCAGATCCTAGTCCAGTACTTGGTGTTACGAAAGGATCTATCGCAGGCTCCATTCGCCTGGCCAGCAGGCGCACTGGTAGCGCAGGCTTGTCACGCAGCCACCGCGGCCTTGCACATTCACCGCGACCACCCCCACACGGCGGCTTACCTTCAGGACCTAGGGCGCATGCGCAAAGTGGTCCTCGAG GCTGCAGATGAAAGCACCCTGAAGGAGCTGGCTGAGACCCTACAACAGAAGAACATTGACCACATGCTATGGCTGGAGCAGCCAGAGAACATCGCCACTTGCATTGCGCTCCGTCCCTACCCCAAGGAAGAAGTGAACCAGTATTTGAAGAAGTACCGATTGTTCAAGTGA